A window from Symphalangus syndactylus isolate Jambi chromosome 22, NHGRI_mSymSyn1-v2.1_pri, whole genome shotgun sequence encodes these proteins:
- the PRAMEF10 gene encoding PRAME family member 10 produces the protein MSLQSPSRLLELAGQSLLRNQFLTIFTLDQLPREVFPLMFMEAFRMRHFEALKLMVQAWPFVRLPLGSLMKTPHLETLQAVLRGLDTLADQKVRPRRWKLQVLDLRDVDESFWAIWSGVKVFSCSPEAISKRQTVEDCPRMGEHQPFKVFIDLCLKEITLDECLSYLCRWIHYRRGLVHLCCSKVQNYSMPSSSFRNLLERIYPESIQELEVWKKSSLNKTGKFAPYLSQMSNLRKLLLAFTYGRKLYVSGQWHFIPDLESPFLCLYYPQILYIRKISNIKEHLEHLLRYLKNPLWAFTFCNAYLADEDMECLSQYPSLSQLKELRLTYILMWTTNLEPLGVLLEKVAATLKTLVLEDCRIQDPQLRVLLPALSRCSQLTTFYFRGNETSTNALKDLLRHTGGLSKLGLELYPAPLESLDNRSRVNWEILAPIRAELMRTLREVRQPKRIFFGPTPCPSCGSGPSENVDFHLCS, from the exons ATGAGCCTCCAGTCCCCATCCAGACTCCTGGAGCTGGCAGGGCAGAGCCTGCTGAGGAACCAGTTCTTGACCATCTTCACCCTGGACCAGCTGCCCAGGGAGGTCTTCCCTCTGATGTTCATGGAGGCCTTCAGGATGAGACATTTTGAGGCCCTGAAGCTGATGGTGCAGGCCTGGCCCTTCGTCCGCCTCCCTCTGGGATCCCTGATGAAAACACCTCATCTGGAGACCTTGCAAGCTGTCCTGAGGGGACTGGATACACTGGCGGACCAGAAGGTTCGCCCCAG GAGGTGGAAACTTCAAGTGCTGGATTTGCGGGATGTTGATGAGAGTTTCTGGGCCATATGGTCTGGAGTCAAGGTCTTCTCCTGCTCCCCAGAGGCCATAAGTAAGAGGCAGACAGTGGAGGACTGTCCAAGGATGGGAGAGCACCAGCCCTTCAAGGTGTTCATAGACCTCTGCCTAAAGGAAATTACGCTGGATGAATGCCTGAGCTACCTCTGCAGGTGGATCCACTACAGAAGAGGTCTAGTGCACCTGTGTTGTAGTAAGGTGCAGAATTACTCAATGCCCAGTTCAAGTTTCAGAAATTTATTGGAAAGGATATACCCAGAGAGTATCCAGGAGTTGGAAGTCTGGAAAAAGTCCTCTCTGAATAAAACAGGAAAGTTTGCCCCTTACCTGAGCCAGATGAGCAATCTTCGCAAACTCTTGTTAGCCTTCACTTATGGGCGTAAGTTATACGTGAGCGGCCAATGGCATTTCATTCCTGACTTGGAATCTCCATTCCTCTGCCTGTACTACCCCCAGATACTTTATATAAGAAAGATCAGTAATATCAAAGAGCACCTGGAGCACCTGCTCAG GTACCTCAAGAACCCCTTGTGGGCCTTTACATTCTGTAATGCTTACCTAGCTGATGAGGACATGGAGTGTCTGTCTCAGTACCCAAGCCTCAGTCAGCTAAAGGAGCTGCGTCTGACTTATATCCTAATGTGGACCACCAATCTTGAGCCCCTTGGAGTTCTGCTGGAGAAAGTTGCTGCTACTCTCAAGACCCTCGTCTTAGAGGACTGTCGGATCCAGGACCCCCAACTCAGGGTCCTCCTGCCTGCCCTGAGCCGCTGTTCCCAGCTCACCACCTTCTACTTTCGTGGAAATGAGACCTCCACGAATGCTCTGAAAGACCTGCTGCGTCACACAGGTGGGCTGAGCAAGTTAGGCCTGGAGTTGTATCCTGCCCCTCTGGAGAGTCTTGACAACAGGAGTCGTGTCAATTGGGAGATCCTCGCCCCAATTCGGGCTGAGCTGATGCGTACACTCAGGGAAGTCAGGCAGCCCAAGAGGATCTTCTTTGGTCCCACCCCTTGCCCTTCCTGTGGCTCTGGGCCATCTGAGAACGTGGACTTCCATCTTTGCTCTTAG